GATTCCGGCTCAAATGCATTACCGGAATGACAAAGATGTAAGTATTGCCAGAATGACAAAGATGTAAGTATTGCCAGAATGACAAAGATGTAAGTATTAGCAGAATGACAAGGATGTAAGCATTGCCGGAATGCGTAATGCTAAACGTGGCCCAAATGACGTAATACTTATTACTGAGTAATGCTTAATGCTTAATGCTTAATGCTTAATGCTTAATGCTTAATGCTTAATGCTTAATGCTTAATGCTTTGCATAAGGATGAAAAAACAAATAACCAAACAATAAAAAAGGAGCCTAAAAGGCTCCTTAATTTTTATATTAATCATCGATATATATCAACAATTACATATCAATCGTTTCTAACTAGCGCTTAGAAACGACCAACAACACCCACACCAACAAACAAACCGTCTACGTCAGAATCAAGTACTTTTCCTAGCTCAAATGTAGCTGAAAAAGCATCTGACATACGTAACCAATAAGCTGTTTTGGCGGTAAAGTTATCGTCTGAACCGTTATCGTCATAACCTAAACCAACAGACCATGATTTAGTTACATACCAATCAGCATTAACGTTGAAAATATCGTCAGCATCGGTATGAGTCCACTTAGCACCTAAATCAACACCAGTAGTGTTTTTTAGATCGATAAAGCTGCGAACTTCAAGACCGTAGATTGAATCAATATCACTACCATCAACATAGAATGCAGCAACTTTTGAGCTGTCGTTGAAGTAGTAACCAAGATCAAGTTGATAAGTGTCAGTATCAAAACTACCAACATCGTAACGTTCGATTTTAGCGCCAACAAACCACTTTGAATCGAAAACATAAGTGCCATCAACAGAGAAAATATCAAGGTCGACATCATCTTGCATTTTATAGCTAGCACCAACATTGGTAGATTGTGCTAAAAAGCCATTTAATGCATATGGACCTTTTTCTTGTGATACAGAGTCAAGATAGAAACGGTAGTTAAGGTCCCATAGACCATCACCGAATTCTTCAGTATTAGCAGAATATCCTAAACCCGCTTCGTGGTGAAAAGGTGCATCTTGTGCAGCTATAGCTGGTAAAGCCACAAAACCTAATACTAGTGCTAATGCAGTAACGTTTTTCATCAATCATTCCTTTATTTGATTATTTTACGCTAGGAGGTTCAAGCAGATATAAAGCATGGATAAATCATCAAAAGTGGGGGTTATCCATTAACTCAAATGTAGCC
The Shewanella vesiculosa DNA segment above includes these coding regions:
- a CDS encoding putative porin, which encodes MKNVTALALVLGFVALPAIAAQDAPFHHEAGLGYSANTEEFGDGLWDLNYRFYLDSVSQEKGPYALNGFLAQSTNVGASYKMQDDVDLDIFSVDGTYVFDSKWFVGAKIERYDVGSFDTDTYQLDLGYYFNDSSKVAAFYVDGSDIDSIYGLEVRSFIDLKNTTGVDLGAKWTHTDADDIFNVNADWYVTKSWSVGLGYDDNGSDDNFTAKTAYWLRMSDAFSATFELGKVLDSDVDGLFVGVGVVGRF